The DNA region CATACACTCCATCAGCGCCCACATATACCAGGTGAACTTTGAAGAGGCTTTAAGAGTATAATCTATCTTTCTGGAAAGGAAAAACTCTTCATATATAATTTTCTAAAATTAAATAAAAAAACTTAAAAATCCCTATAGATTAAAGAGATTTAATGGATAAATGGATGGTGGCCAAGTATAGTGCAGTGAAAAACATCAGGCCTTAATATCCATTATAAACTCAATTTCATGGGAAGTGAAGAGATGGTAAGTGTCAATTTGGAAGCAAAAAAGACAGTAGATTTAATGATTGAGAATGCAGACGACCTTAATATTGCAGTTAGCAAACTAAAAAACGGTTCCACAGTTATAGATGCAGGAGTTAATGTAACTGGAAGTTTCAAAGCCGGGGAATTATACACCAAAATCTGCCTGGGGGGACTGGCAGAAGTGGGAATTTCCATCCCTGGAGAACTGGCTGACAGCATTGCCCTGCCCTCAGTGAAGATAAAAACTCACCAGCCTGCCATATCCACTCTGGGTTCACAGAAAGCAGGATGGTCAGTGAGTGTGGGTGACTTCTTTGCCCTGGGATCTGGTCCTGCCAGAGCCCTTGCCTTGAAACCTGAGGAAACCTATGAAGAAATTGGCTACATGGATGAAGCAGACCTGGCCATACTCACCCTGGAGGCAGATGTGCTGCCTGGTGAGGATGTCACTGACTACATTGCCCAGGAATGTAAGGT from Methanobacteriaceae archaeon includes:
- the mch gene encoding methenyltetrahydromethanopterin cyclohydrolase → MVSVNLEAKKTVDLMIENADDLNIAVSKLKNGSTVIDAGVNVTGSFKAGELYTKICLGGLAEVGISIPGELADSIALPSVKIKTHQPAISTLGSQKAGWSVSVGDFFALGSGPARALALKPEETYEEIGYMDEADLAILTLEADVLPGEDVTDYIAQECKVSPENVYVLVAPTSSLVGSIQIAGRVVENGTYKMLEALHFDVNKVKHAAGIAPIAPVDPDGLKAMGKTNDAVLFGGRTYYYVESETKDDIKALAEKLPSSAADGYGKPFYDVFKEANFDFYQIDKGMFAPAEVVINDLTTGEIFRAGYVNVELLKKSFGL